In one window of Streptomyces kaniharaensis DNA:
- a CDS encoding NADPH-dependent FMN reductase — translation MNLLLVAGTTARASSCRRLTALIAERADQTGRLTVGELDRSLLALPVLDPDRYVSGELLEDPAVAHLLKEVAAADAVVLVTPVQHGSLSGALKNTLDHLPDTALADRPVLIAATASALHNASGTCDHLRAVVRALGGWAVPTQLVVQRADLTEPGSLTALTSRIDQALDEVLRFATALGPAAHLGS, via the coding sequence GTGAACCTGCTGCTGGTCGCCGGCACCACCGCCCGCGCCTCCAGCTGCCGCCGCCTCACCGCCCTCATCGCCGAACGGGCCGACCAGACCGGCCGGTTGACGGTCGGCGAGCTGGACCGCTCGCTGCTCGCGCTGCCCGTCCTCGACCCCGACCGCTACGTCAGCGGCGAACTGCTGGAGGACCCGGCGGTCGCCCATCTCCTCAAGGAGGTCGCCGCCGCCGACGCCGTCGTGCTCGTCACCCCGGTCCAGCACGGCAGCCTCTCCGGCGCGCTCAAGAACACCCTCGACCACCTCCCGGACACCGCGCTCGCCGACCGGCCCGTCCTGATCGCCGCCACCGCCAGCGCCCTGCACAACGCCTCCGGCACCTGCGACCACCTGCGCGCGGTGGTCAGGGCCCTCGGTGGCTGGGCCGTCCCGACCCAACTCGTGGTCCAACGCGCCGACTTGACCGAACCCGGCAGTCTCACCGCGCTGACCTCCCGGATCGACCAGGCCCTGGACGAAGTGCTGCGCTTCGCCACCGCCCTGGGCCCGGCCGCGCACCTGGGCTCCTGA
- a CDS encoding DUF969 domain-containing protein: MIVLVGILVVVAGFATRRHPLLVVGAAGVITGLLGGLSPTKVLEAFGTGFASSRSVTLFVVALPVIGLLERHGLQDQARTLMNRLAKVSAGRLLAIYLVIRQLGAALGLTALGGHAQAVRPMIAPMAEAAAERRHGRLSDRARERLRSFAASTDTVGLFFGEDCFLAVGSILLITGFVNATYHTDLEPVRLALWAVPTAICATLVHGARLLHLDRALARDLPAPGAADSRVAEVGK, translated from the coding sequence ATGATCGTTCTTGTCGGCATCCTCGTCGTGGTGGCCGGATTCGCCACCCGGCGACATCCGCTCCTCGTCGTCGGCGCCGCCGGCGTCATCACCGGCCTCCTGGGCGGACTGAGCCCGACGAAAGTCCTGGAGGCGTTCGGCACGGGCTTCGCCTCCAGCCGCTCGGTCACCCTCTTCGTCGTCGCCCTGCCCGTCATCGGCCTCCTGGAACGCCACGGCCTGCAGGACCAGGCCCGCACCCTGATGAACCGGCTCGCGAAGGTCAGCGCCGGCCGCCTGCTCGCGATCTACCTGGTGATCCGTCAACTCGGCGCCGCCCTCGGGCTCACCGCCCTCGGCGGGCACGCCCAGGCGGTGCGGCCCATGATCGCGCCGATGGCGGAGGCCGCCGCCGAGCGCCGCCACGGCCGCCTGAGCGACCGGGCCCGCGAGCGCCTGCGCTCCTTCGCCGCGAGCACCGACACGGTGGGCCTGTTCTTCGGCGAGGACTGCTTCCTCGCCGTCGGCTCGATCCTCCTGATCACCGGCTTCGTCAACGCGACCTACCACACCGATCTCGAACCGGTCCGCCTCGCCCTCTGGGCCGTTCCCACCGCGATCTGCGCCACCCTCGTCCACGGCGCGCGACTGCTTCACCTGGACCGTGCCCTCGCCCGGGACCTGCCCGCCCCCGGCGCCGCCGACAGCCGCGTCGCGGAGGTGGGCAAGTGA
- a CDS encoding GntR family transcriptional regulator, with protein sequence MTGVFDALAADRSRLERAGIAQRVAEVLRDHITEGRLAPGTRLSEESLGEALSVSRNTLREAFRLLADQRLVVHELNRGVFVKILDPGDVADIYTLRLALEMAGVRALRSAASERLAALRAALARAEAAEALGDWVAVGTADLHFHQAVAGLAGSERIDECMARLVAELRLAFAAVASARGLHEPFLRRNQTLAGLLESGEIDDAEVELTRYLDDARAVIVRAMTQDGW encoded by the coding sequence GTGACGGGAGTCTTCGACGCACTCGCGGCCGATCGGAGCCGGCTCGAACGCGCCGGCATCGCCCAGCGGGTGGCCGAGGTGCTGCGCGACCACATCACCGAGGGCCGCCTCGCCCCGGGCACGCGGCTGTCGGAGGAGTCGCTCGGCGAGGCGCTCTCGGTCTCGCGCAACACGCTGCGCGAGGCGTTCCGGCTGCTGGCCGACCAACGCCTGGTCGTGCACGAGCTGAACCGCGGCGTGTTCGTCAAGATCCTGGACCCCGGCGACGTCGCCGACATCTACACGCTGCGCCTCGCGCTGGAGATGGCCGGCGTGCGCGCGCTGCGCAGTGCGGCGTCGGAGCGCCTGGCCGCGCTGCGGGCGGCGCTCGCGCGGGCGGAGGCGGCCGAGGCGCTCGGCGACTGGGTCGCCGTCGGCACCGCCGACCTGCACTTCCACCAGGCGGTTGCGGGACTGGCCGGCAGCGAGCGGATCGACGAGTGCATGGCGCGTCTGGTGGCGGAGCTGCGCCTGGCGTTCGCGGCGGTGGCCTCGGCGCGCGGGCTCCACGAGCCGTTCCTTCGCCGCAACCAGACGCTGGCCGGGTTGCTGGAGTCCGGCGAGATCGACGACGCCGAGGTCGAGTTGACGCGGTATCTGGACGACGCGCGCGCGGTGATCGTCCGGGCGATGACGCAGGACGGGTGGTGA
- a CDS encoding MupA/Atu3671 family FMN-dependent luciferase-like monooxygenase, whose product MHFSLFYFADGRGEGRDQYRLLLEGARFADTHGFNAVWTPERHFHEFGGLYPNPAVTGAALAALTERVAIRAGSVVGPLHHPVRIAEEWSVVDNLSDGRVGLSFAPGWHANDFVLRPENYADRRKLLIDTIETVRTLWRRDSVELPDGEGNPVQVRSFPAPVQADLPIWLTSAGSPDTFRQAGELGLGLLTHLLGQEVEDLAKKIGLYRDALPVGASQGAAGNVVLMMHTFLGTDRDKVRETVREPFSDYIRSSIGLIMKAAGDILPGVDPDELDEDDLEFLVARSFDRYFETSGLFGTVEDGLNTLERLEGLGVDEVACLIDFGVDPDEVLAALHHLDELKNAWQARGAGA is encoded by the coding sequence GTGCACTTCAGTCTCTTCTACTTCGCCGACGGCCGGGGCGAGGGCCGCGACCAGTACCGGCTGCTGCTGGAAGGCGCCCGCTTCGCCGACACCCACGGCTTCAACGCGGTCTGGACCCCCGAGCGGCACTTCCACGAGTTCGGCGGCCTCTACCCCAACCCCGCCGTCACCGGCGCCGCCCTGGCCGCCCTGACCGAGCGGGTGGCCATCCGGGCCGGCAGCGTGGTCGGCCCGCTGCACCACCCGGTGCGGATCGCCGAGGAGTGGTCGGTGGTCGACAACCTCTCCGACGGCCGGGTGGGCCTGTCGTTCGCCCCCGGCTGGCACGCCAACGACTTCGTCCTGCGCCCGGAGAACTACGCCGACCGCCGCAAGCTGCTGATCGACACGATCGAGACCGTCCGCACCCTGTGGCGCCGCGACAGCGTGGAACTGCCCGACGGCGAGGGCAACCCCGTCCAGGTGCGCAGCTTCCCGGCCCCGGTCCAGGCCGACCTGCCGATCTGGCTGACCAGCGCTGGCAGTCCCGACACCTTCCGCCAGGCCGGCGAGCTGGGCCTCGGCCTGCTCACCCACCTGCTCGGCCAGGAGGTGGAGGACCTCGCCAAGAAGATCGGACTCTACCGCGACGCGCTGCCGGTCGGTGCTTCTCAGGGCGCCGCCGGAAACGTCGTCCTGATGATGCACACCTTCCTCGGCACCGACCGCGACAAGGTCCGCGAGACGGTCCGAGAGCCGTTCTCCGACTACATCCGCAGCTCCATCGGCCTGATCATGAAGGCCGCCGGCGACATCCTGCCGGGCGTCGACCCCGACGAACTGGACGAGGACGACCTGGAGTTCCTGGTCGCCCGCTCCTTCGACCGCTACTTCGAGACCAGCGGACTGTTCGGCACCGTCGAGGACGGCCTGAACACCCTGGAACGGCTGGAGGGCCTCGGCGTCGACGAGGTGGCCTGCCTGATCGACTTCGGCGTCGACCCCGACGAGGTGCTCGCCGCGCTGCACCACCTCGACGAGCTGAAGAACGCCTGGCAGGCCCGCGGAGCGGGAGCGTGA
- a CDS encoding UbiD family decarboxylase, whose amino-acid sequence MTAPGLSLRAALAHLAKAHPHATLTRTDPIARDQVAADFAQRYAGIPAVPAARPEPAVRYTAVGDSPLPVLLGLYGDESRLYDWLPGLPARTAPDTVAALLTAAAQPRTAPHPPCRQVVAAGDEVDLRHLPVLTVTPRDAGPYLTAALIHAHDPHTGLSSLSSHRMLVLDRNRLTVWMVPGRHLELMHRQALARGERLPVTVNIGVPPAAMVASAVNSRFLPPGVSKPALASALAGEPLTLAPATTQPAQALAEAEIVLEGHLGEESADEAIGTAEPHLSLPEFLGYDGRARAGLPVLTVTAVTTRHNPLYQAVLGPGREQSHILGAAGALSVALSLPPTPGLDVHDLHFSPAGGGMLLLAVAVRKHHPDADRALAPLARQILHQHPFVKTVVLTDDDVAIRCAEDLLWAVTTRSNLARDCTEWTDLTPVPMDPSQTPAWARARHGQPDPPGRVVVDATTPYALRAHTTRSLAAHHAISRGTS is encoded by the coding sequence ATGACCGCCCCGGGCCTGTCGCTGCGCGCCGCCCTGGCCCACCTCGCCAAGGCGCACCCGCACGCCACCCTGACCAGAACCGACCCGATCGCCCGCGATCAGGTGGCGGCCGACTTCGCCCAGCGCTACGCCGGCATCCCCGCCGTCCCCGCCGCCCGGCCCGAACCGGCCGTGCGCTACACCGCCGTCGGCGACTCCCCACTACCCGTGCTGCTCGGCCTCTACGGGGACGAGTCGCGGCTGTACGACTGGCTGCCCGGACTGCCCGCACGCACCGCCCCCGACACCGTCGCCGCCCTGCTGACCGCCGCCGCCCAGCCTCGCACGGCGCCGCACCCGCCCTGCCGGCAGGTGGTCGCGGCCGGGGACGAGGTGGACCTACGCCACCTGCCGGTGCTCACCGTCACCCCGCGCGACGCCGGACCGTACCTGACGGCGGCCCTCATCCACGCCCACGACCCGCACACCGGCCTCAGCTCCCTGTCCTCCCACCGGATGCTGGTACTGGACCGAAACCGGCTGACGGTCTGGATGGTGCCCGGCCGCCACCTGGAACTCATGCACCGCCAGGCCCTCGCACGGGGAGAACGACTGCCGGTCACCGTCAACATCGGGGTGCCGCCGGCGGCGATGGTGGCCTCCGCCGTCAACAGCCGCTTCCTGCCGCCCGGGGTGTCCAAGCCCGCCCTGGCCAGCGCCCTGGCGGGCGAGCCGCTGACCCTCGCCCCGGCCACGACCCAGCCCGCCCAGGCGCTGGCCGAGGCCGAGATCGTCCTGGAAGGCCACCTCGGCGAGGAGAGCGCCGACGAGGCGATCGGCACCGCCGAACCGCACCTGTCGCTGCCGGAGTTCCTCGGCTACGACGGCCGGGCCAGGGCCGGCCTGCCGGTCCTGACCGTCACCGCCGTCACCACCCGCCACAACCCCCTCTACCAGGCCGTCCTCGGCCCCGGCCGGGAACAGTCCCACATCCTCGGAGCAGCCGGCGCCCTCTCGGTGGCGCTGTCACTGCCCCCCACCCCCGGCCTCGACGTGCACGACCTGCACTTCTCGCCCGCGGGCGGCGGCATGCTGCTGCTCGCCGTCGCCGTCCGCAAACACCACCCGGACGCCGACCGGGCGCTGGCACCACTGGCCCGCCAGATCCTCCACCAGCACCCGTTCGTCAAAACGGTCGTCCTCACCGACGACGACGTGGCGATCCGCTGCGCCGAGGACCTGCTGTGGGCCGTCACCACCCGCTCCAACCTCGCCCGCGACTGCACCGAATGGACCGACCTGACGCCCGTCCCGATGGACCCGTCCCAGACCCCGGCCTGGGCCCGGGCCCGGCACGGCCAACCGGACCCGCCCGGCCGCGTCGTCGTCGACGCCACCACGCCCTACGCGCTCCGCGCCCACACCACCCGCAGCCTGGCTGCGCACCATGCCATTTCGAGGGGAACGTCTTGA
- the cas3g gene encoding type I-G CRISPR-associated helicase/endonuclease Cas3g yields MTADFETFVRTATGYTPYPYQSKLAAEGLPTLLKAPTGAGKTVAAVLPWLHRRLVTAPEATPRRLVLVLPRHSLADQTSARIRQWLDRLAPTGEVGLHLLAGGAAQDGAWRRGPEQTAILVGTHDVLLSRALMRGHAERRTMTPVSYALLHTDTQWVFDEPHLLGPALSTGVQLQRLRDRLGTAAATRTMWMSSTWDGAGLDGPVLHASDGPATLRRIARLHLGPGHYPAALAGAATAAHVPGTRTVVVLGSLERARAVHAALAATGRETILLHPHFRAADRHRVLRAATEDERDLLVVATAAVEAGLDLSSRTLVTELAPWASLVQRAGRCNRHGEHPGGGDLLWCTPPEGGDAATAAWLTAHEGRAVTPAELQAARIDEPLPPPGPGREDLLALFDSAPDDDTPAATADRWICEPSEHATLPALVAWRTWEPAHVGPGDSVGAADSVGPAEDEPDPASDELCPVPLGDLRALPAGRAWLREELDGRWRPARPSDLHPGTRLLLDARYGGYLPDRGWTPASTAPVPPEAAAPERPPYGCTSWIGLDQHLQETAEEARRLLAALPELPADLREAVIRAARYHDLGKCHDAFQAKLRAGRADPPDGLLAKSRNGAAPLPPHRPARPHFRHELVSALLLRHGGHDALVTYLAAAHHGHVRITVHPRGEEAPLLLGVADGDRTPPVELSTGERFPALTLHTAAFPAAWTERALALRDRPDLGPFRLAFLETLVRVADWRASARHDGPLPPVPVPPDGPTPGSA; encoded by the coding sequence ATGACGGCCGACTTCGAGACCTTCGTACGCACCGCGACCGGCTACACCCCCTACCCCTACCAGTCGAAGCTGGCCGCCGAAGGCCTGCCCACCCTCCTCAAGGCCCCCACCGGCGCCGGCAAGACCGTCGCCGCGGTCCTGCCCTGGCTGCACCGCCGCCTGGTCACCGCGCCCGAGGCCACCCCGCGCCGACTGGTCCTCGTCCTGCCCCGGCACAGCCTCGCCGACCAGACCTCCGCCCGCATCCGGCAGTGGCTGGACCGCCTCGCGCCCACCGGCGAGGTCGGGCTGCACCTGCTCGCCGGCGGCGCCGCGCAGGACGGCGCCTGGCGGCGCGGGCCCGAGCAGACCGCGATCCTGGTCGGCACCCACGACGTGCTGCTCAGCCGTGCGCTGATGCGCGGCCACGCGGAGCGCCGGACGATGACGCCGGTCTCCTACGCCCTGCTGCACACCGACACCCAGTGGGTCTTCGACGAGCCGCACCTGCTCGGCCCCGCCCTGTCCACCGGCGTCCAACTCCAGCGGCTGCGCGACCGGTTGGGGACGGCGGCGGCGACCCGGACGATGTGGATGTCGTCGACGTGGGACGGGGCCGGCCTCGACGGGCCGGTGCTGCACGCCTCGGACGGCCCCGCGACGCTTCGCCGGATCGCCCGCCTCCACCTCGGGCCCGGGCACTACCCGGCCGCCCTCGCAGGCGCCGCCACCGCCGCGCACGTGCCCGGCACCCGGACCGTCGTGGTGCTGGGCTCCCTGGAACGGGCCCGGGCCGTGCACGCCGCCCTGGCCGCCACCGGGCGCGAGACGATCCTGCTGCACCCTCACTTCCGCGCCGCCGACCGCCACCGCGTCCTGCGCGCCGCCACCGAGGACGAGCGCGACCTCCTCGTCGTCGCCACCGCGGCCGTGGAAGCCGGACTCGACCTCTCCAGCCGCACCCTGGTCACCGAACTCGCGCCCTGGGCCTCGCTCGTGCAACGCGCCGGCCGCTGCAACCGGCACGGCGAGCACCCGGGCGGCGGCGACCTGCTCTGGTGCACGCCCCCGGAGGGCGGCGACGCGGCCACCGCGGCATGGCTCACCGCCCACGAGGGCCGGGCCGTCACCCCCGCCGAACTGCAGGCGGCCCGCATCGACGAGCCACTCCCACCGCCCGGCCCGGGCCGCGAGGACCTCCTCGCCCTCTTCGACTCCGCCCCCGACGACGACACCCCGGCCGCCACCGCCGACCGCTGGATCTGCGAGCCGTCCGAACACGCCACGCTGCCCGCGCTGGTCGCCTGGCGCACCTGGGAACCCGCCCATGTCGGGCCGGGCGATTCCGTCGGGGCCGCCGATTCCGTCGGGCCCGCCGAGGACGAGCCCGATCCGGCGAGCGACGAGCTCTGCCCGGTACCACTCGGCGACCTCCGCGCGCTGCCCGCCGGCCGGGCCTGGCTGCGCGAGGAACTGGACGGCCGGTGGCGACCCGCACGGCCCTCAGACCTGCACCCCGGCACCCGCCTCCTGCTCGACGCCCGCTACGGCGGCTACCTGCCCGACCGCGGCTGGACCCCGGCCAGCACGGCCCCCGTGCCACCCGAGGCCGCCGCCCCCGAACGCCCGCCCTACGGTTGCACCTCCTGGATCGGCCTCGACCAGCACCTCCAGGAGACCGCCGAGGAGGCGCGCCGGCTGCTCGCGGCCCTGCCCGAACTCCCCGCCGACCTGCGCGAGGCCGTCATCCGGGCGGCCCGCTACCACGACCTCGGCAAGTGCCACGACGCCTTCCAGGCGAAGCTGCGCGCCGGCCGGGCCGACCCGCCGGACGGCCTGCTCGCCAAGTCGAGGAACGGCGCAGCACCGCTACCGCCCCACCGCCCGGCCCGCCCCCACTTCCGGCACGAGCTGGTCAGCGCGCTCCTGCTCCGGCACGGCGGCCACGACGCGCTCGTGACCTACCTGGCCGCCGCGCACCACGGCCACGTCCGGATCACCGTGCACCCGCGCGGCGAGGAGGCGCCCCTGCTGCTCGGCGTCGCGGACGGGGACCGCACCCCGCCCGTCGAGCTGTCCACCGGCGAGCGCTTCCCCGCCCTGACCCTGCACACCGCGGCCTTCCCGGCGGCCTGGACCGAACGGGCGCTCGCCCTGCGCGACCGCCCCGACCTCGGCCCGTTCCGGCTCGCCTTCCTGGAAACCCTGGTCCGGGTCGCCGACTGGCGCGCCAGCGCCCGCCACGACGGCCCGCTGCCCCCGGTCCCGGTCCCGCCCGATGGGCCTACTCCTGGCTCTGCCTGA
- a CDS encoding DHA2 family efflux MFS transporter permease subunit, protein MSAGTTDLRTRLQSPWAAMFAICFTQAVVLLDTTAVNVAVPSLGTGLNASVDQVLWMINAYLLSYAVLLVTGGRLGDLYGPRRIFMIGLVVFVAASAACGLAQTPGQVITARVVQGIGGALQTPQAMAMITRIFPAERRGTAMGVWGSFAGIVAAAGPTLGGFLVSWFGWRGIFYLNIPVGVLGSVLTMALVPRLESGVKQRLDVLGSVVLTLAMLGVVYALQEGESHNWGTLWGPVSVPMLAVAGIALIGVFLLVERGRQNRDPLVPFVILRERNFTVMAVVVAALPCGLGGMLLLTPLYLQQVRDFSAFQAGLLIAVAPLVSIFVAPYSGRLCDRLGGKWVMFAGLLLFAAGIGLLAALIRPDSPWYALLPGLFFLGLGMGVAYAPAGVVAFEKIEPAMSGAASGLFNTTRLCGSLLGSASVGAVLQTRLEHGTVTDAVRFTYLLPLAVLLAGALGTLLARHRPADRMPRASTAPEREASAAAKS, encoded by the coding sequence ATGAGCGCCGGCACCACCGACCTGCGCACCCGCCTGCAGAGCCCCTGGGCGGCGATGTTCGCGATCTGCTTCACCCAGGCGGTGGTCCTGCTGGACACCACCGCGGTGAACGTCGCCGTCCCCTCGCTCGGCACCGGCCTGAACGCCAGCGTCGACCAGGTGCTCTGGATGATCAACGCCTACCTGCTCTCCTACGCCGTCCTCCTGGTCACCGGAGGACGGCTGGGCGACCTCTACGGGCCCCGCCGGATCTTCATGATCGGCCTGGTGGTGTTCGTGGCCGCCTCGGCGGCCTGCGGTCTCGCGCAGACCCCCGGGCAGGTGATCACCGCCCGGGTGGTCCAGGGCATCGGCGGCGCGCTCCAGACCCCCCAGGCGATGGCGATGATCACCCGGATCTTCCCCGCCGAACGGCGCGGAACGGCCATGGGCGTCTGGGGCTCCTTCGCCGGGATCGTCGCCGCCGCCGGACCGACCCTGGGCGGATTCCTCGTCTCCTGGTTCGGCTGGCGGGGCATCTTCTACCTCAACATCCCCGTCGGGGTCCTCGGTTCGGTGCTGACCATGGCCCTGGTGCCCCGCCTGGAGTCGGGCGTCAAACAGCGCCTCGACGTCCTGGGATCGGTGGTGCTCACCCTCGCCATGCTCGGCGTCGTCTACGCCCTCCAGGAAGGCGAGTCCCACAACTGGGGCACGCTGTGGGGCCCGGTGAGCGTGCCCATGCTGGCCGTCGCCGGCATCGCCCTGATCGGCGTGTTCCTGCTGGTCGAACGCGGCCGGCAGAACCGCGACCCGCTGGTGCCGTTCGTCATCCTGCGCGAGCGCAACTTCACCGTGATGGCCGTCGTGGTCGCCGCCCTTCCCTGCGGCCTGGGCGGCATGCTGCTGCTCACCCCGCTCTACCTCCAGCAGGTCCGCGACTTCAGCGCCTTCCAGGCCGGCCTGCTGATCGCCGTGGCGCCCCTGGTGTCGATCTTCGTCGCGCCCTACTCGGGCCGGCTGTGCGACCGTCTCGGCGGCAAGTGGGTCATGTTCGCCGGCCTGCTGCTGTTCGCCGCCGGCATCGGACTGCTGGCCGCGCTCATCAGGCCCGACTCCCCGTGGTACGCCCTGCTGCCGGGCCTGTTCTTCCTCGGCCTGGGCATGGGCGTCGCCTACGCGCCGGCTGGCGTGGTCGCGTTCGAGAAGATCGAGCCGGCCATGTCCGGCGCCGCCTCGGGCCTGTTCAACACCACCCGGCTCTGCGGCAGCCTGCTCGGCAGCGCCTCGGTCGGCGCCGTCCTGCAGACCCGGCTGGAACACGGCACCGTCACCGACGCCGTCCGCTTCACCTACCTGCTTCCGCTCGCCGTCCTGCTCGCCGGGGCACTCGGCACCCTCCTGGCCCGCCACCGGCCCGCCGACCGGATGCCCCGGGCCAGCACCGCACCCGAGCGCGAGGCCTCCGCCGCGGCCAAGTCCTGA
- a CDS encoding MbtH family protein, translated as MSTNPFENADASYLVLVNGEGQHSLWPAAVAVPAGWDTAHGPSPRQPALEYIEANWTDMRPRSLAAATETGTR; from the coding sequence ATGAGCACCAACCCGTTCGAGAACGCCGACGCCAGCTACCTCGTCCTGGTCAACGGCGAGGGCCAGCACTCGCTGTGGCCGGCCGCCGTCGCCGTGCCGGCCGGCTGGGACACCGCCCACGGGCCCAGCCCCCGGCAGCCGGCGCTGGAGTACATCGAGGCGAACTGGACCGACATGCGCCCGCGCAGCCTGGCCGCGGCGACCGAGACCGGGACCCGATGA
- a CDS encoding DUF979 domain-containing protein — translation MIKVEWLYWLLGAVFLAMAAQMAADRSNPKRLGSAAFWGLLGASFVYGTWVADKSAPAAPLGAAVLAMICLAGFGFTGRGTPATTTPEQRAASAARLGSRLFIPALILPLVALACATLLKGVHLGAGPLLQPGSETLLGLGLGVLAALAVALPLTRERNPAVALHAGRALVEAMGWTLLLPQLLAVLGSIFQSAGVGTQVGRLTTHFLPDGSRFAAVVLYCLGMALFTVVMGNAFAAFPVMTAAIGWPVLITRLHGHPPVVLAVGMLAGFCGTLATPMAANFNLVPAALLELKDQYGPIKAQLPTAGALLVCNIAIMSLFAF, via the coding sequence GTGATCAAGGTGGAGTGGCTGTACTGGCTGCTCGGCGCCGTCTTCCTGGCGATGGCCGCGCAGATGGCGGCCGACCGCAGCAACCCCAAGCGACTGGGCAGCGCCGCCTTCTGGGGCCTGCTCGGCGCGAGCTTCGTCTACGGCACGTGGGTCGCCGACAAGAGCGCACCCGCCGCGCCGCTGGGCGCCGCCGTCCTGGCCATGATCTGCCTGGCCGGCTTCGGCTTCACCGGACGCGGCACACCCGCGACCACCACCCCCGAGCAGCGGGCCGCCTCCGCCGCCCGCCTCGGCAGCCGGCTGTTCATCCCCGCGCTGATCCTCCCGCTCGTCGCGCTCGCCTGCGCCACCCTCCTCAAGGGCGTGCACCTGGGCGCCGGCCCGCTGCTCCAGCCCGGCAGCGAGACGCTCCTCGGGCTCGGCCTCGGCGTGCTCGCCGCCCTGGCCGTCGCTCTGCCGCTCACCCGCGAGCGCAACCCCGCCGTCGCCCTGCACGCCGGCCGCGCACTGGTGGAAGCCATGGGCTGGACGCTGCTGCTGCCCCAACTCCTCGCCGTGCTCGGCTCGATCTTCCAGAGCGCCGGCGTCGGCACCCAGGTCGGCAGGCTCACCACCCACTTCCTGCCCGACGGCAGCCGGTTCGCCGCGGTGGTGCTCTACTGCCTCGGCATGGCCCTGTTCACCGTCGTCATGGGCAACGCCTTCGCCGCGTTCCCCGTCATGACCGCCGCCATCGGCTGGCCCGTCCTGATCACCCGGCTGCACGGCCACCCGCCGGTCGTCCTGGCCGTGGGCATGCTGGCCGGCTTCTGCGGCACCCTGGCCACCCCGATGGCCGCCAACTTCAACCTGGTCCCGGCCGCCCTGCTCGAACTCAAGGACCAGTACGGGCCGATCAAGGCCCAACTGCCCACCGCGGGCGCCCTGCTGGTCTGCAACATCGCCATCATGTCGCTCTTCGCCTTCTGA
- a CDS encoding YceI family protein: MAAELSELTGDYVLDPAHTRIGFVARHAMVTKVRGSFHEFEGIAHLDGEDPARSTARVTIRAESIDTGVQQRDQHLRTNDFLDAPNHPDITFTTTAVEPLGGSEFRVTGDLTIKGTTRPVVIDFAYTGNAVDPYGNLRVGLEGSVTINRKDFGVAWNAALEGGGVLVGDKVVLEFDVSAIRQSQE; this comes from the coding sequence ATGGCCGCCGAACTCTCCGAGCTCACCGGGGACTACGTCCTCGACCCCGCCCACACCCGGATCGGTTTCGTGGCACGCCACGCCATGGTGACCAAGGTCCGCGGCTCCTTCCACGAATTCGAGGGCATCGCCCATCTGGACGGCGAGGACCCGGCCCGCTCCACCGCCCGGGTGACGATCCGGGCCGAGAGCATCGACACCGGCGTCCAGCAGCGTGACCAGCACCTGCGCACCAACGACTTCCTGGACGCGCCGAACCACCCGGACATCACCTTCACCACGACGGCGGTCGAGCCGCTGGGGGGCTCGGAGTTCCGGGTCACCGGCGACCTCACCATCAAGGGCACCACCCGCCCGGTCGTCATCGACTTCGCGTACACGGGCAACGCCGTCGACCCCTACGGCAACCTGCGGGTGGGCCTGGAGGGTTCGGTGACGATCAATCGCAAGGACTTCGGCGTGGCCTGGAACGCGGCGCTGGAGGGCGGTGGCGTCCTGGTCGGCGACAAGGTCGTCCTGGAGTTCGACGTCTCGGCGATCAGGCAGAGCCAGGAGTAG
- the pcp gene encoding pyroglutamyl-peptidase I, which produces MTRILLTGFEPFDGATRNPSWEAARLVADHPPAGLEVTPARLSCVFGRAADELRAAVRDTDPDVVVCLGQATGRPDVSVERIAVNIDDARIPDNAGRRPVDWPVVPGGPAAYFATLPVKACVAAVRAAGLPSSLSHTAGTFVCNHVFYALMHLIATERPTTRGGFVHLPALPEQVLDRAEPALPAATAARALRALLTASTRPTDLHTPEGTTH; this is translated from the coding sequence ATGACCAGGATCCTGCTCACCGGCTTCGAACCCTTCGACGGCGCCACCCGCAATCCGTCCTGGGAGGCCGCCCGTCTCGTCGCCGACCACCCTCCCGCCGGACTGGAGGTCACCCCCGCCCGGCTGAGCTGCGTCTTCGGACGGGCGGCCGACGAACTGCGCGCGGCGGTCCGCGACACCGACCCGGACGTGGTGGTCTGCCTCGGCCAGGCGACGGGCCGCCCCGACGTCAGCGTCGAGCGCATCGCCGTCAACATCGACGACGCACGCATCCCCGACAACGCGGGCCGCCGACCCGTCGACTGGCCCGTCGTCCCCGGCGGCCCCGCGGCCTACTTCGCCACCCTGCCGGTCAAGGCCTGTGTGGCCGCCGTCCGGGCGGCCGGACTGCCCTCCTCCCTCTCCCACACCGCCGGGACGTTCGTCTGCAACCACGTCTTCTACGCCCTCATGCACCTGATCGCCACCGAACGGCCCACCACCCGCGGCGGCTTCGTCCACCTGCCCGCCCTGCCCGAGCAGGTCCTCGACCGGGCCGAACCCGCCCTGCCCGCCGCCACCGCCGCCCGCGCCCTGCGCGCCCTGCTCACCGCCTCGACCCGCCCCACCGACCTGCACACCCCGGAGGGAACCACCCACTGA